From one Humulus lupulus chromosome 8, drHumLupu1.1, whole genome shotgun sequence genomic stretch:
- the LOC133798683 gene encoding trihelix transcription factor ASIL2-like encodes MDKETNNHHHHHQESPSLLPNTTTAVAASATAITVIPKEESPRKPLSGGGGGGGGGGGDRLKRDEWSEGAVSSLLEAYERKWVLRNRAKLKGLDWEDVARYVSSRANSTKSPKTQTQCKNKIESMKKRYRSESTADASSWPLYSRLDLLLRGNGVPPTAAASAAVVVTTSSPAQPPLPPMPPSHPPPHLHTNNSPLLLLEPTPVAVAMVPLPPPPPSPPPPPLHAAPPLIGAAQNSHGSNGVERLTKDDTGGINKMLISDHASDKNINNNSMDITSDSSTPALYSEKAEKIRSSSRKAGAAVNKIMKRKRKRKEELEVAESIRWLAEAVLKSEQARIEAMREIERMRVEAEAKRAEMELKRTQIIANTQLEIAKLFASAVHVGKAVDSSLRIGRN; translated from the exons ATGGACAAAGAAACTAATAatcatcaccaccaccaccaagaAAGCCCATCTCTCCTCCCTAACACCACCACTGCTGTTGCCGCCTCCGCAACCGCAATAACAGTCATCCCCAAGGAAGAGTCTCCTAGAAAACCACTGAGCGGAGGgggtggcggtggcggtggcggtggtggTGACAGGTTAAAGCGAGATGAGTGGAGTGAAGGAGCTGTTTCAAGCCTTCTAGAGGCTTATGAAAGAAAGTGGGTTCTAAGAAATAGGGCTAAGCTTAAAGGCCTTGACTGGGAAGATGTTGCTAGGTATGTGTCGTCTAGAGCCAATTCTACCAAATCACCGAAAACGCAAACACAGTGCAAGAACAAGATCGAGTCCATGAAGAAAAGGTACCGATCGGAGTCCACTGCCGATGCCTCCTCGTGGCCTCTCTACTCCCGCCTTGATCTTCTGCTACGTGGAAATGGGGTGCCGCCAACTGCCGCCGCTTCTGCCGCTGTGGTCGTCACTACATCGTCACCAGCACAGCCACCTCTACCTCCCATGCCGCCTTCTCATCCACCTCCTCATCTTCATACCAATAACTCGCCTTTATTGCTCTTGGAGCCGACACCGGTAGCGGTGGCGATGGTGCCACTGCCGCCGCCTCCGCCatcgcctcctcctcctccgctACACGCTGCTCCACCTCTAATTGGAGCGGCACAAAATTCACATGGATCTAATGGGGTTGAGAGACTAACCAAG GATGATACAGGTGGCATAAACAAAATGCTTATATCAGACCACGCATCGGACAAGAACATTAATAATAATTCAATGGACATAACGTCGGACAGTAGTACACCCGCACTTTACAGCGAAAAGGCGGAGAAGATAAGGAGTTCGTCGCGAAAGGCGGGGGCAGCGGTGAACAAGATaatgaagaggaagaggaagaggaaggaaGAGTTGGAGGTGGCGGAGAGCATACGGTGGCTGGCGGAGGCGGTGCTGAAGTCAGAGCAAGCTAGAATAGAGGCAATGAGAGAGATTGAGAGGATGAGAGTTGAAGCGGAGGCCAAGAGAGCTGAAATGGAGCTCAAGAGGACTCAGATTATTGCCAATACTCAACTGGAGATTGCTAAGCTTTTTGCTTCAGCTGTTCATGTTGGTAAAGCTGTTGATTCTTCTTTAAGGATTGGAAGAAATTAA
- the LOC133794751 gene encoding receptor protein kinase-like protein ZAR1 produces MGLFLHQFFSARDLEPLIRHPNVVTLKAYYWSVDEKLLIYDYISNGNLSTALHGRSGTESFTPLSWSVRLKIMKGIAKGLVYLHEFSPKKYVHGDLKPNNILLGQNMEPQIFDFGLGRLSNIAGGSPTLQSSRMATDKSQDRPQKSAPSDATTVASSTSTTTYLGSCYIVPEALKVVKPSQKWDVYSYGVILLEMITGRLPIVQVGSSEMDLVH; encoded by the exons ATGGGTCTATTCCTACATCAATTCTTCAGTGCAAGAGACTTAGAGCCCTTGATAAGGCATCCTAATGTTGTAACTTTGAAAGCTTACTACTGGTCTGTAGATGAGAAGCTGCTCATATATGATTACATTTCCAATGGAAATCTTTCCACTGCACTTCATG GGAGGTCTGGAACAGAGTCATTCACACCCCTATCATGGTCTGTTCGGCTAAAAATCATGAAAGGAATTGCTAAAGGTTTGGTCTATCTCCATGAGTTCAGCCCCAAGAAATATGTTCATGGTGATTTGAAGCCTAATAACATTCTTCTTGGACAAAACATGGAACCCCAAATTTTCGATTTTGGACTCGGTCGTCTTTCTAATATTGCTGGAGGTTCTCCCACCTTGCAATCTAGTCGAATGGCCACAGATAAGTCACAAGACAGGCCACAAAAGAGTGCACCTTCTGATGCCACTACTGTTGCTTCGTCTACTAGCACTACTACTTACTTGGGATCTTGTTATATTGTCCCGGAAGCACTGAAAGTGGTGAAACCATCCCAGAAGTGGGATGTTTATTCGTATGGTGTTATTCTGCTAGAAATGATTACTGGCAGATTGCCCATAGTCCAAGTAGGTTCCTCTGAAATGGATTTGGTTCATTAG